The proteins below are encoded in one region of Oncorhynchus nerka isolate Pitt River linkage group LG15, Oner_Uvic_2.0, whole genome shotgun sequence:
- the LOC135560346 gene encoding zinc finger protein 501-like yields the protein MDKLLGRLNYQRDIKNCNILCFTESWLNYDNINIQLAGYMLLYRKVRTGERADSHFDSGKSPSGEPDPETGPSGEPDPKKSPSGEPDPKKSPSGEPDPKKSPSGEPDPKKSPSGEPDPEPGPSGEPDPKKSSSGEPDPETSKPAGRHHCSHCGKSFTKLQNLRVHERTHRGEKPFHCSQCGKRFTRLENLKQHDRIHSGEKPYHCSHCGKRFRSLGTLTTHERIHTGEMPYHCSHCGESFRWSGSLKTHERTHTQEKPYQCSLCGKRFTELGSLKIHNRIHTGEKPYYCSKCGIHFTWLASLKTHERIHTGERSYHCSHCGKSFSGLVNLKQHERVHTGEKPYQCSLCGKSFTHLGNLKEHERTHTEEKPYQCSLCGKSFTKLVGLNKHDRTHTRGDKTFHCSQCGKTFTRLRYLNEHETIHTNTQEEKTYHCSHCGKTFSQSEDLKTHERIERLCSDLCF from the exons ATGGACAAGTTattgggaagattaaactaccaacgggacattaaaaactgtaacatcttatgcttcacggagtcgtggctgaactacgacaatatcaacattcagctggctggttatatgcTGCTGTACCGGAAGGTTAGaactg gagagagagcagactcTCACTTTGACAGCGGGAAGAGTCCTTCAGGGGAACCAGACCCAGAGACGGGTCCTTCAGGGGAACCAGACCCAAAGAAGAGTCCTTCAGGGGAACCAGACCCAAAGAAGAGTCCTTCAGGGGAACCAGACCCAAAGAAGAGTCCTTCAGGGGAACCAGACCCAAAGAAGAGTCCTTCAGGGGAACCAGACCCAGAGCCGGGTCCTTCAGGGGAACCAGACCCAAAGAAGAGTTCTTCAGGGGAACCAGACCCAGAGACGTCCAAACCAGCAGGACGACACCACTGCTcccactgtggaaagagttttactaaGCTACAGAACCTAAGAGTGcatgagagaacacacagaggagaAAAGCCTTTCCACTGCTCTCAGTGTGGAAAGAGGTTTACCCGTTTAGAGAACCTGAAACAGCATGATAGAATACACAgtggggagaagccttaccattgTTCCCATTGTGGAAAGCGCTTTAGGTCGTTAGGCACCCTGACAACGCATGAGAGaatacatacaggagagatgCCTTACCACTGTTCCCACTGTGGAGAGAGTTTTAGGTGGTCAGGGAGCCTGAAAACACatgaaaggacacacacacaagaaaaGCCCTACCAATGCTCCCTGTGTGGAAAGAGATTTACAGAGTTAGGGTCCCTGAAAATACACaatagaatacacacaggagagaagccttattacTGCTCCAAATGTGGAATACATTTTACCTGGTTGGCGAGCCTGAAAACACATGAGAGAATACATACAGGAGAAAGGTCTTACCACTGTTCCCACTGTGGAAAGAGCTTTAGTGGGTTAGTGAACCTGAAACAGCATGAGAGAgtgcacacaggagagaagccataccaatGCTCTCTGTGCGGAAAGAGTTTTACCCATTTGGGGAACCTAAAAGAGCATGAGAGGACACATACAGAAGAAAAGCCCTACCAATGCTCTCTGTGCGGAAAGAGTTTTACCAAGTTAGTTGGCCTGAATAAGcatgacaggacacacacacgagGAGATAAGACcttccactgctcccagtgtggaaagacaTTTACCCGGTTAAGGTACCTGAATGAGCATGAAAcaatacatacaaatacacaggaggagaagacataccactgctctcattgtggaaagacattttcccagtcagaggacCTGAAAACACATGAGAGAATAGAGAGGCTGTGTTCTGACTTGTGTTTTTGA
- the LOC115116030 gene encoding zinc finger protein 431-like, producing MLASPTMNSLNDYPLVKEEEVCWTEKEALGLNIVLKEEKEHFRVKEEEEAVTLNKEEDVLLGDEGKEEETEDLINTRERPDSHSDSGKSPSGEPDPVTPKPARQHHCSYCEKRFSLSGDLKRHEKKHTGEKPFKCSQCEKSFAWLRSLKKHEKIHAGEKPFQYQGTSQPFDTGCSGERPDSHSDSGKSPSGEPDPETSKPARPHHCSYCGKSFTRLLHLKSHERIHTGEKPNHCSQCEKSFRWLTTLKLHERTHTHEKLYHCSLCGMSFTKLGALNVHDRTHIGGDKPYRCSLCGQRFNRLRHLNKHERIHTQEEKTYHCSNCGKTFSQSEDLKTHERIERLCSDLCF from the exons ATGCTAGCTAGCCCGACCATGAACTCACTGAACGACTACCCTCTTGTTAAAGAAGaggaggtctgctggacggagaaagaagctctggggctgaacattgtcctgaaagaagagaaagaacattttagagtgaaagaggaagaggaggctgtaaCATTGAACAAAGAAGAGGATGTTCTTTTGGGAGAtgaaggaaaggaagaggagactgaagatctgattaacacca gagagagaccagactctCACTCTGACAGCGGGAAGAGTCCTTCAGGGGAACCAGACCCAGTGACACCCAAACCAGCGAGACAACACCACTGCTCCTACTGTGAAAAGAGATTCTCCCTCTCAGGGGACCTAAAACGGCATGAGAAaaaacacacaggagaaaagccttttAAATGTTCCCAGTGTGAAAAGAGTTTCGCCTGGTTAAGGAGCCTGAAGAAGCATGAGAAGATACACGCAGGGGAAAAGCCTTTCCAATACCAAGggaccagccaaccttttgatacaggatgcagtg gagagagaccagactctCACTCTGACAGCGGGAAGAGTCCTTCAGGGGAACCAGACCCAGAGACGTCCAAACCAGCGAGACCACACCACTGCTCCTACTGTGGAAAAAGTTTTACCCGATTACTACACCTGAAATCACATGAGAGAATACATACAGGAGAAAAGCCCAACCACTGTTCCCAGTGTGAAAAGAGTTTTAGGTGGTTAACGACTCTGAAACtccatgagaggacacacacacacgaaaagcTCTACCACTGCTCCCTGTGTGGAATGAGTTTTACCAAGTTAGGGGCCCTGAATGTGCACGACAGGACACACATAGGAGGGGATAAGCCCTACCGTTGCTCCCTGTGTGGACAGAGATTTAACCGGTTAAGGCATCTGAATAAGCATGAAAGaatacacacacaggaggagaagacataccactgctctaattgtggaaagacattttcccagtcagaggacCTGAAAACACATGAGAGAATAGAGAGGCTGTGTTCTGACTTGTGTTTTTGA
- the LOC135560351 gene encoding zinc finger protein 771-like, whose translation MSSLSYSPVKEEVCWTEKEPLGMNIVMKEEEDVSVKGEEEAFRMKKEEEEAISITLKEEDDVTVKEEREHFRVKDEEGIETVTVEEEKEPVVVAQEAILRKEEEDVLGDEEEGEETEDLINTRERPDSHSDSGKSPSGEPDPETPKPGRPHHCSHCGKSFSWLGYLKQHERKHTGEKPFQCSQCGKRFTWLGSLREHKRIHSGEKPFHCSQCGMTFAWLGSLKTHESSHTGEKPFQCSQCGKRFTQLGRLKEHEKIHTGEKPFQCSLCGKSFTKLGALKEHEKIHTGGKPFQCSLCGKNFTRLGNLKEHETKHTQEKPYHCSLCGKSFTKLGALNRHDRTHTGGDKTYYCSLCGKTFNRLRHLNKHERIHTQEEKTYHCSQCGKTFSQLEDLKSHERIERLCSDLSF comes from the exons atgagttcactaagctactctcctGTTAAAGaagaggtctgctggacggagaaagaaccTCTGGGGATGAACATTGTCATGAAAGAAGAAGAGGATGTTTCAGTAAAAGGAGAGGAAGAAGCTTtcagaatgaaaaaggaggaagaggaggctatcAGTATCACATTGAAAGAAGAGGATgatgttacagtgaaagaagagagagaacattttAGAGTGAAAGATGAAGAGGGGATAGAGACTGTCACAGTGGAAGAAGAGAAAGAACCCGTCGTAGTGGCACAGGAGGCTATCTTAAGAAAAGAGGAGGAAGACGTTTtgggagatgaagaggaaggagaggagactgaagatctgattaacacca gagagagaccagactctCACTCTGACAGCGGGAAGAGTCCTTCAGGGGAACCAGACCCAGAGACGCCCAAACCAGGGAGACCACACCACTGCTcccactgtggaaagagttttagttGGTTAGGGTACCTAAAACAGCACgagagaaaacacacaggagaaaagcctttccaatgttcccagtgtggaaagagatttACCTGGTTAGGGAGCCTAAGGGAGCATAAGAGAATACACTCTGGAGAGAAACCGTTCcactgttcccagtgtggaatGACTTTCGCCTGGTTAGGGAGCCTGAAAACCCATGAGAGTTCACACACAGGGGAAAAACctttccaatgttcccagtgtggaaagcgTTTTACCCAGTTAGGGAGGCTGAAGGAGCATGAGAAGATACACACAGGGGAAAAGCCTTTCCAATGCTCCCTGTGCGGAAAGAGTTTTACCAAGTTAGGGGCCCTGAAGGAGCATGAGAAGATACACACAGGGGGAAAGCCTTTCCAATGCTCCCTTTGTGGAAAGAATTTTACCCGCTTAGGGAACCTAAAAGAGcatgagacaaaacacacacaagaaAAGCCCTACCACTGCTCcctgtgtggaaagagttttaccaaGTTAGGGGCCCTGAATAGGCATGACAGGACACACACTGGAGGGGATAAGACGTACTACTGCTCCCTGTGTGGAAAGACATTTAACCGATTAAGACATCTGAATAAGCATGAAAGAATacatacacaggaggagaagacataccactgctctcagTGTGGAAAGACATTTTCCCAGTTAGAGGACCTGAAATCACATGAGAGAATAGAGAGGCTGTGTTCTGACTTAAGTTTTTGA